AGGACGCTCGGACATGGGGCCACTCTGGCCGAAGGCAGAGATGCGCACGAGGACGATGTCGGGGTTGGCATCCTCGAGGACATCGGGGCCCAGGCCCCATTTCTCGATGGTCCCGGGTCGGAAGTTCTCGAGCACGATGTCGGACCGACGCACGAGCTCGAGGGCAGAGGCCCTACCCTCGTCCGAACGGAGGTCGAGCACGACAGACTTCTTGTTGCGGTTGATGGTGCGGTAGAGCATCGAGGTGGTGCCCTCTTTGAGCCGCCAGCTGCGGAGCTCGTCGCCCGTCTCCGGACGCTCGACCTTGATGACCTCCGCTCCGAAGTCGGCAAGCATGCGTCCGGTGGTGGGTGCCGCGATGTAGTTGCCGAGTTCGAGGACTCGCACACCGCTCAGTGGAAGACGACGTGCTGTCATGTCGATGCTCCTGTTCGTCGATCGGCTTCGGACCTGGATGCCGGACCGCGCCGGGTTGTGTCTCTGCAATAGTGCCAGGCCAGCGGGGTCAGCGGCGACATTTCACCACTCAGGGAGTCATACGACGGAAGCCGGTGGTCCTGTGAAAGGTGGCTGCAGGACGTCGGGACCTGCAGGGCGGTGACCCTATCGTGCTGAAACGTCGTTCACAGCGACCATTTTCTCTGAGGTTCCTGTGAAGAACGGCAGGAGATGAACAGCCTCTGAGACTTGAGCCAATTTCACGCAATTTTCCTTGCCTTCTCTTGTATCAAGACTGTTGATGTTTGAGACTGGCAACCAAGCCGCAGGACGCGGCCGTTCGTCATCAACCAAGGAGTGAAATATGTCAGAGAACTTTGGACAGGACAACGAAAACTTCGGTCAGGACCAGAACTCCGGTGCTGACCAGGGCGGCTTCGGCGGCGGAAACCAGGAGCAGCAGGGTGGTGGCTTCGGCGGCGACCAGCAGGGTGGCGGCCAGAGCGGACCGGGCGGCCAGGGCGGCGGCTTCGGCGGCGGCGACAACGACCGCAATGAAGGCGGCCAGCAGGGCGGCCCCAGCGGCGATGACCGCGGCCAGAGCGGCCCCGGAGGCCAGCAGGGTGGCGGCCAGGAATCCGGCGGCGGCTTCGGTGGCGGCCAGAACGGGACCGGCGGCGATGATCGTGGCCAGGGTGGCGGCTTCGGCAGCGGAAACGACCGAGGCGAAGGCGGACCCGGCAGCCAGAACGGGCCCGGCGATGACCGCGGCCAGGGCGGCGGCCAGGAATCCGGCGGCTTCGGCGGCGGAGGCCAAGGCGGACCCGGCGGCCAGCAGGGCGGCTTCGGCGGCGACCAGCAGGGTGGCGGCCAGGACGGACCCGGCGGCCAGGGCGGACCAGGCGGTCAGGGCGGCCAGGGCGGCTTCGGCGGCGACCAGAATCAGCAGGGCGGCTTCGACCAGCAGCGCTGATTCTCTCGGCCTTGTGCGCTGATTGATGTGGGCGGTGCTCCCGGTAGGGGCACCGCCCACATCTGTGTCACTCAGCTGCAGTCGCCTGGTCGTGCCTCCGTCCGGCTCTGGGCAGTGGTCACCGGGTGACGGTCACGAGCTGCCGGTGTCGGCCGAGCCCGTCGATCTCCATCTCTACGACGTCTCTGTCGGCCAGGTACGGGAACTTCCCCGACATCGCCACGCCCTGCGGTGTACCTGTCAGGATCACGTCTCCGGGTTCGAAGGGCATCGTCTGGCTGAGCTGATGGATGATCTGCCCGACATCGAAGATCAGGTCACTCGTCGTCGAATCCTGACGAACCTGGCCGTTGACCCAACTGCGCAGTCGCAGGGCCCCGGGGTCCACCTCGGCGGCGGGCCTGATCCACGGTCCCAGGGGTGTGAAACCGGGGAGGTTCTTCCCCTTTGACCACTGACCTCCGGATTCCTCGATTTGGAACCTGCGTTCGGACAGATCATTGCCCAGCACATAGCCTGCGACGTGCGAATAGGCGTCCTCCGCTGAGGCAACTCGGAAGGCCCTGCGGCCGATGACCACCCCCAGCTCGACCTCCCAATCGGCCTTAGTGGCATAGGGCGGAAGCTCCAACTGATCATAGGGGCCGGCGATCGTAGAGGGCATCTTGAAGAAGACGACCGGTGCCTCGGGCGGCTCTGCCCCCGCCTCCCGAGCATGCGCCGCGTAATTCATACCCACGCACACTACAGCCGAAGGGCGCGAAATGGGCGCGCCGATGCGCAGATCCTCCGCTCCGGCGATGACGTCCAGCTCCCCCTTACTCAGTGCGGAGCGGACCTGGTCGATGCCGCTCTCGGCAAAGAAGTGTTCGTCGATGTCAGCAGTCAGGGGGCGCAGATCGTAGTGGACGTCGTCGTCGCGGACTACCGGGATCTCGTGGCCGATGGGGCCCAAACGCAGCAATTCCATAGGGTTCCTCTCTTGTTCGCCAGGCTCCCGCATCCGGCCGTCGTTGGACGAATGCGCGGTGCGAGCCTGTGGCCCCACGCTAACGTCGTCTCGCAGCCTAAGTTGGAATCGTTCAAGTCTTAGACCGGTCTTTTGTGGATGGGACACAGTGGCCGGGCACGCAGATCTCGCTCCTGTTCTCCCGCTCCCCCGCCGGTTCAGACGGCCGATGCCGTGTAGTCGGACTTCGCCCGCCGGGGGACCACGACGATGGGCACCGGGGAGTGCTGCAGGATTCGCATGGCGTGGCTGCCCAGGGACACACGCTTGAGCGCGCCGAGACCGGAGGAGCCGAGCATCATGGCTTCGGGCTCCTCCCATTCCACCGCGGTCAGCGCGCTCTCCCAGTCCGGTCCGGTCCCGATGGCCACATCGGTCTCGCCCGGCTTGATCTGAAGCTGATCGATCGAGCACAGGATCTCGTCGGTGTCCTGCCGGATCACGTTGGCCCATTCGTCGATGACGCTTGACTCGACGTCGAGTCCCACGCCAGCGGCAGAGATCACCCGCGACCGGGGCGCGAAGGACGCAATGCGGAAGGGCACCCCGGACTCGGCGGAGACAATCGCGGCTCCGAGGATGAGATCCGCCGAGGTGGACGAACCGCTGTATGCGGCCGTGATCCTGCGAAGGCGAGCACCGGGTGCGGCCCTGTATCCGACCGGCGCCAGCGCCACCGGCAGACTGGCGCTGTGCAGCAGTCCGGTGGAGACCGAGCCCAGTGCGATTCGGCCCGGCTTCCCGTCCTCTGCGGGACCGACGACGAGGCGGAATGCATTCTCCTTCTGACACATCTCGAGCAGTCCACGTCGTGATGAACGGGCACTGTGGACCACGCATTCGGACTCGATGTCATCGGGAAGGAGCGCCCGCACCTCGTCCAGCGCCTCCTCGGCGACTCTGCGGAGCTTCTTCTGGTATTCGCTCTCGAAGTGCACGGGGCTCATCGGCCAAGCGGTGGAGTCGACGGCCGCTGCGACGAGCCGGCGCCCGTAGGACCGCGCGAGCACGATCCCGAGTTCCACTGCCGCCCTGTTGTCCTGACCGGGCGCGATGCCGACGACGATGCTCATTTCTCTCCTCCAGGGGTATCGATTCCGTCACTGCCGGCAAGTCCTGCCCGCTGCTTGCCGAGGACCGAAGACCTGCGGCCGAAGATGAAGTACAGCCCGAGGATCACCGCGGTCCAGATGAGGAAGACGACGATCGTGATGATCTGCAGGTTGCTGATGATCCACAGACACCCGATGATCGCGAGCACCGGCAGGACCGGGTAGAAGGGCACCTTGAAACCGCGCTCGAGGTCGGGTTCGCGCACACGCAGGATGATCACCGCCAAGGACACGACGACGAAGGCGACGAGGGTGCCGATGCTCGTCATCTCGGCGAGGAAATTCAGTGGGATGAAGCCGGCCAGAACGGCGATGACGATCGTCACGACGATCGTTCCCTTGACCGGGGTCAGTGTGCGCGGATTGACGTCGCCGAAGAGCTTGGGCATCATCCCGTCGCGCGACATCGTGAACAGGATGCGGGTCTGGCCGTAGATCGAGACGAGCGTGACGGAGAAGATCGAGATCACGGCACCGGCGGCGACGACGGTGCCCGGCCATTGGGCACCGACGATGTTCTCGAGGATCGCAGACAGCCCGGCGCTCTGGCCTTCGAACTCCTGCCACGGCTGGGCGGACAGGGCCGCGATGGCCACGAGCACGTAGACGGTGGTGACGATGAGGAGCGCGGCGATGAGTGCCCGCGGCATGGTCTTCTTCGGGTTCTTGGTCTCATCACCGGCGGTGGCGACGGCGTCCATGCCGACGTAGCTGAAGAAGATCAGGCCGGAGCCGGCGATGACCCCGGAGAAGCCGAAGGGGGCGAAGTCGGCGAAGTTGTCGACGTTCCAGCCGGTGACTCCGACGAGTACGAAGAAGAGGAGGACGCCGATCTTCGTGCACACCATGATGGTGTTGATGACGACGGACTCGCCTGTACCTCTGACCAGCAGGAAGCAGCACATGGCCAGGAGCAGGATGGCCGGCAGGTTGACGACTCCGCCCTCCTCCGGCGCATAGGCCAGGGCATGGGGGATCTCGAACCCGACGAGGTTGAACAGCAGTTGATTGACGTACTGCGACCAGCCGACGGCGACCGCGGCCCCGGCGACCCCGTATTCGAGGAGCAGACAGGCAGCGACCCCCATCGCCGGCAGCTCCCCGAGGGTCGCGTATGCGTAGGAGTAGGAGGAGCCGGATACGGGCACGCTGCCGGCGAGTTCGGCATAGCAGATGACTGCGAGGCCCGCGACGAGGCCGGCGATGACGAACGACCAGATCACCGCGGGTCCGGCCACGGGCACGGATTCGGAGAGGATGAAGAAGATGCCGGTGCCGATGGTCGACCCGACGCCGATCATGGTCAGCGAGAACAGACCGATCGTGCGCTTGAGATCGCCTTCGGCCTCCCCTCCCTGCTGCGGGACCGGTTTAACTCGGAAGAGCTGCTGTCGCAGAGTTGCCATTGTCATTCCTCAGACTTCGTCGTCTTTCGTGAGCATGAGCGCCGAAACCGTCGGTGGTCGACAAGTGATGTCGTCCCGGATGCGGCACGTTCTTTATTGAGACCATACGACAGTCAGGGGCGATTGGAGGAGTCGGCAGGGAGGATTTTCGGACATGGCACCGAACACACCCAGAGACCAACAGGCCTTGTCGGTCGCGAGTCGTTGTCAGTCGCGGGTCTTCCGATAATGCCTTAGCGCCTTGTCACGACCTCCGCAGGTCTGCATCGAACACCAGCGGCGGCTGCGGTTGCGTGACGTGTCGACGAAGAGCCACCCGCAGCTCGGGCACGACTTGACCCGATCAAGGCGATCGCCGGTCAGCTCCTTCAATGCTGAATCCGCGAAAAGGGCGATGAGCGAGGGCACGTCCCACATCCTCGGCCAATCGCGGACGATGCCTCGTCCTGACGGCCGGTACCCCCGGGTCCTCAGGCCCCGCGAATGTGCATCGGTGATGGAGTTCAGGCTCCGTTGCGGGGCCTGCGTGCCCGAGGCGATCGCCGTGAACGTTTCGAAGACGTCTTCCCTGAAGGCACGCAGGTCGGCGAGGTCTCGGCCCGAGGGCGTCGATGCCAGCTCGAGGTCGAGCGATCGGGCCCATCCGTCTGCGATCTCCGCTGACCCCAGCCAATCGCGGTCGCCCTCCTCCCGCCGATCGGGGACCGAGTTGGCCAATTCCAGACAGGGAGCGTTGCCGACATGTTCGAAGTCCATCACGCCACTTTACCACCCAAACCCTATTGACAGGTTATGTTTCGTGCATAACACTTGACTATCTAAAGATTATTCATTGGTTAAGGGCTGATCATCGTGAACTCACCATTCCGCTGGCTGTGGACCGGGGCCGGACTGTCGAACCTCGGCGACGGGGTGACTCTCACTGCACTCCCGCTGATCTCTCTCGCAGCGGGCGCGAGCCCGGGGGAAGTCGCACTCGTCACGACGCTGGCAACGATCGCGTGGCCGGCCTTCGGGCTGCATGCAGGGTGGCTCGTCGACCGCTTCCCGCCCCAACGCCTGCTCGCCGTGGTCAACGGACTGCGGGCCCTCGCGCTTCTCGGACTGTCGGCCGCCATTGCCTTGGACACCGCCGTGACTCTCGCAGTCTTCACAGCGGCCTTCATCTACGGCCTGGCGGAAACCCTGGTCGACACATCCCTCATCGCCGGCATCCCCCGCACGGTCGCGCGAGCCGAGCTCACCGGCGCGAACTCGCGTATCGAAGCGACCATCAATATCGCGAATCAACTCGCGGGACCGCCTCTTGCCGGTTTGCTCCTCGGCGCCACGGGGCTCCTCGCAGCGGCTTCGGGCACCGGACTGTATTCACTTGCAGCGATCGCCGGAATCGGCCTGATCCGCTCGATGCACCGCCATACACGAGGTGACAGCAACGCCGGCGAGGACGCCGCCGACAGCCACGGACCGGGACGCTCCCCTTCAGAAACGACGCAAGGCACCTCGAGCCCGAGCAGCTCGCGCGGGATCAGGGAAGGCATCCGCTTCCTCTTCAGCCATCGCCTGCAGCGCGAACTCACACTCATGACCGCGGCCATGAGCATGGTCTGGGGCGCATGGACCGCAACGTTCGTCCTCTACGCAGTCGCTCCTGGCCCACTCAACCTCAGCAGTGCCGCCTACGGCTGGCTGCTCACCGCGATGGCGATCGGCGGCATCATGTCGTCAGCCCTCACCGAACGCCTGCAGGCAAGATTCTCGACGACCGCACTGCTCTTCGTCGATGCGATCGGCACACTCGGCCTCGTGCTCCCAGCCGCTCTCGGGGCGCCCCTGCCGATCATCGTCGTCGGGCTCGTCACGGCTGGTGCAGGCTCAACGATCTGGAGGATCATCGTCGCCGTCATCCGGCAGCAGACGACGCCGAGGCATCTCATCGGCAGGGTCTACTCCGCCTCCCGCGTCGTCAACTGGGGAGCCCTTCCGCTCGGCGCCGCACTCGCCGCCCTCGGCGTCGAGACGCTGGGGGTGCCCGGAGTCTTCTGGATCGGCAGCGGGCTGTCGATCGGGATCTGCGGGTGGCTGACAGCGGCAATGCCACGCATGAAGGCGAGGATCGACGAGGCAGAGGCAGAGGCAGAGGCAGAGGCAGAGGCAGAGGCAGAAGTTATATTCAACCTAAAGGTTGACAAACAGTCGAAGCGGCCCTAGATTCGTATTCAACAACTTAGTTGAATACGAATCGGAGGTC
The Brevibacterium marinum genome window above contains:
- a CDS encoding fumarylacetoacetate hydrolase family protein, which gives rise to MELLRLGPIGHEIPVVRDDDVHYDLRPLTADIDEHFFAESGIDQVRSALSKGELDVIAGAEDLRIGAPISRPSAVVCVGMNYAAHAREAGAEPPEAPVVFFKMPSTIAGPYDQLELPPYATKADWEVELGVVIGRRAFRVASAEDAYSHVAGYVLGNDLSERRFQIEESGGQWSKGKNLPGFTPLGPWIRPAAEVDPGALRLRSWVNGQVRQDSTTSDLIFDVGQIIHQLSQTMPFEPGDVILTGTPQGVAMSGKFPYLADRDVVEMEIDGLGRHRQLVTVTR
- a CDS encoding universal stress protein; this translates as MSIVVGIAPGQDNRAAVELGIVLARSYGRRLVAAAVDSTAWPMSPVHFESEYQKKLRRVAEEALDEVRALLPDDIESECVVHSARSSRRGLLEMCQKENAFRLVVGPAEDGKPGRIALGSVSTGLLHSASLPVALAPVGYRAAPGARLRRITAAYSGSSTSADLILGAAIVSAESGVPFRIASFAPRSRVISAAGVGLDVESSVIDEWANVIRQDTDEILCSIDQLQIKPGETDVAIGTGPDWESALTAVEWEEPEAMMLGSSGLGALKRVSLGSHAMRILQHSPVPIVVVPRRAKSDYTASAV
- a CDS encoding APC family permease; translated protein: MATLRQQLFRVKPVPQQGGEAEGDLKRTIGLFSLTMIGVGSTIGTGIFFILSESVPVAGPAVIWSFVIAGLVAGLAVICYAELAGSVPVSGSSYSYAYATLGELPAMGVAACLLLEYGVAGAAVAVGWSQYVNQLLFNLVGFEIPHALAYAPEEGGVVNLPAILLLAMCCFLLVRGTGESVVINTIMVCTKIGVLLFFVLVGVTGWNVDNFADFAPFGFSGVIAGSGLIFFSYVGMDAVATAGDETKNPKKTMPRALIAALLIVTTVYVLVAIAALSAQPWQEFEGQSAGLSAILENIVGAQWPGTVVAAGAVISIFSVTLVSIYGQTRILFTMSRDGMMPKLFGDVNPRTLTPVKGTIVVTIVIAVLAGFIPLNFLAEMTSIGTLVAFVVVSLAVIILRVREPDLERGFKVPFYPVLPVLAIIGCLWIISNLQIITIVVFLIWTAVILGLYFIFGRRSSVLGKQRAGLAGSDGIDTPGGEK
- a CDS encoding CGNR zinc finger domain-containing protein, giving the protein MDFEHVGNAPCLELANSVPDRREEGDRDWLGSAEIADGWARSLDLELASTPSGRDLADLRAFREDVFETFTAIASGTQAPQRSLNSITDAHSRGLRTRGYRPSGRGIVRDWPRMWDVPSLIALFADSALKELTGDRLDRVKSCPSCGWLFVDTSRNRSRRWCSMQTCGGRDKALRHYRKTRD
- a CDS encoding MFS transporter gives rise to the protein MNSPFRWLWTGAGLSNLGDGVTLTALPLISLAAGASPGEVALVTTLATIAWPAFGLHAGWLVDRFPPQRLLAVVNGLRALALLGLSAAIALDTAVTLAVFTAAFIYGLAETLVDTSLIAGIPRTVARAELTGANSRIEATINIANQLAGPPLAGLLLGATGLLAAASGTGLYSLAAIAGIGLIRSMHRHTRGDSNAGEDAADSHGPGRSPSETTQGTSSPSSSRGIREGIRFLFSHRLQRELTLMTAAMSMVWGAWTATFVLYAVAPGPLNLSSAAYGWLLTAMAIGGIMSSALTERLQARFSTTALLFVDAIGTLGLVLPAALGAPLPIIVVGLVTAGAGSTIWRIIVAVIRQQTTPRHLIGRVYSASRVVNWGALPLGAALAALGVETLGVPGVFWIGSGLSIGICGWLTAAMPRMKARIDEAEAEAEAEAEAEAEVIFNLKVDKQSKRP